CAACCGTGGTGAGTTtctcttgtctgtctctttggGGAATCTTTGGAAGTTTGAGAAGGATGAAACAGAATCCCTTGTTCTTATTAAAATTGCCTTTTCATGAGATATTTCAATGATGAAAAGGATTTGGATGGGAGCACGGTGACCATTGGGTCGCACTGTTGTCTCACAGCAAGGTTTCTGGGTTTGAATGTCACTTCGGGCCTTTCTGtgtagcgtgtgtgtgttctccaATCGTTTCTTTCTCTTGAGGTCTTGCAGCATATGCCATAGATGATCGACAGGTGATCTGTACAGTGTGCAGAAAGATAACTCGGGCAGCAATTAATTCATTAAACCTGGATTCTGATCCGAAGTCTTGGTGCTTGTGTCCTTCAGGTTGCAGAGAGACAGCTTTTGTGTTTGCTATCACCAGTGCGGGGGTGACTCATGCGGTAGCTCGCTCCTGTTCAGAAGGAGGCATCGAATCGTGCACGTGCGACTACCGGCGCAGAGGTCCCGGGGGGCCAGACTGGCACTGGGGGGGCTGCAGTGACAACGTGGACTTTGGCAGGATGTTCAGCCGCGAATTTGTGGACTCCAGTGAGAGAGGCCGAGATCTGCGCTACCTCACCAACCTGCACAATAACGAGGCCGGCAGAATGGTGGGGTTCCACACAGAGATGGgcaacctattttttttttgtggtgggggtCCTTGCCAGATGTGATTTTGGTCTCCTCTCCTTGCAGACGGTGTCCACCGAGATGCGTCAGGAGTGCAAGTGTCATGGCATGTCAGGGTCCTGCACCGTTCGGACCTGTTGGATGCGTCTCCCGAGCTTTCGTGCTGTGGGAGACTTCCTCAAGGACCGCTTTGATGGTGCATCCCGAGTCGTTTACGCCAACAAGGGCAGCAACCGCGCCTCACACAGAGCAGACCCTCGCCACCTGGAACCGGAGAACCCGGCTCACAAGCCACCATCTGGCATGGATCTGGTGTATTTTGAGAAATCGCCAAACTTCTGCTCTTACAACGGTAAAACTGGCACTTTGGGAACTTCCGGTAGAACTTGCAACAGCTCTTCTCCGGGCCTAGATGGCTGCGAGCTGCTCTGCTGCGGACGTGGGTTTAAGACCCGAGCCGAGAGTTTCACCGAGCGATGCAACTGCACATTCCACTGGTGCTGTCACGTCAGCTGCCTGAATTGCACCAGTAGTCGAACGATACACCAGTGTCTATGATCATCGGGGCAGCGGGGG
This DNA window, taken from Syngnathoides biaculeatus isolate LvHL_M chromosome 2, ASM1980259v1, whole genome shotgun sequence, encodes the following:
- the wnt1 gene encoding protein Wnt-1; protein product: MRSLALLLGVKAACILLVSSLSGTGAVNNSGRWWGIVNVASSSNLLTNSKNVQLVLDPSLALLSRRQRRLIRQNPGILHAITAGLHTAIKECKWQFRNRRWNCPTTHNPAIFGKIVNRGCRETAFVFAITSAGVTHAVARSCSEGGIESCTCDYRRRGPGGPDWHWGGCSDNVDFGRMFSREFVDSSERGRDLRYLTNLHNNEAGRMTVSTEMRQECKCHGMSGSCTVRTCWMRLPSFRAVGDFLKDRFDGASRVVYANKGSNRASHRADPRHLEPENPAHKPPSGMDLVYFEKSPNFCSYNGKTGTLGTSGRTCNSSSPGLDGCELLCCGRGFKTRAESFTERCNCTFHWCCHVSCLNCTSSRTIHQCL